A genomic window from Bos javanicus breed banteng chromosome 13, ARS-OSU_banteng_1.0, whole genome shotgun sequence includes:
- the GJD4 gene encoding gap junction delta-4 protein: MVLLRMVVLILAGSPVYQDEQERFVCNTLQPGCANVCYDIFAPVSHLRFWLIQSVSVLLPSAIFGVYVLHKGAELAARRSRGLEDASEDHDAPGLTPGARRCLTVPDFSSGYVVHLCLRTLTEAAFGALHYLLFGFLVPKRFSCTHPPCTSVVDCYVSRPTEKSILMLFVWAMCALSFLLTVADLVCSVCWKTQGRPGEARRRPCPGARDAAPEGRGAREGLGVHEGRGERARTGLGTRGPGAHSPAAESAAPGRLELPGEDESDALSSASDQPRLARPGAAALGWEERPCAPRAQLPGPGKSEWV, encoded by the coding sequence ATGGTGCTGCTGAGGATGGTGGTGCTCATCCTAGCCGGGTCACCCGTCTACCAGGACGAGCAGGAGAGGTTCGTCTGCAATACTCTGCAGCCGGGATGCGCCAACGTCTGCTACGACATCTTCGCCCCCGTGTCCCACCTGCGATTCTGGCTGATCCAGAGCGTGTCTGTTCTCCTTCCGTCCGCGATCTTCGGCGTCTACGTGCTGCACAAAGGAGCTGAGCTGGCCGCACGCAGATCCCGTGGGCTGGAGGATGCCTCTGAGGACCATGACGCCCCGGGGCTGACCCCTGGGGCTAGGCGCTGCCTGACGGTGCCGGACTTCTCCTCGGGCTACGTGGTCCACCTCTGCCTCCGGACCTTGACCGAGGCAGCTTTCGGTGCCCTGCATTACCTCCTCTTCGGATTCTTGGTCCCCAAGAGGTTCTCTTGCACGCACCCTCCTTGCACCAGCGTGGTGGACTGTTACGTCTCCCGACCCACGGAGAAGTCCATCCTGATGCTTTTCGTCTGGGCGATGTGCGCGCTGTCTTTCCTACTTACTGTCGCCGACCTGGTCTGCAGCGTGTGCTGGAAGACGCAAGGGCGACCCGGTGAGGCCCGGAGGAGACCGTGTCCAGGGGCAAGGGATGCGGCGCCTGAGGGACGCGGGGcgcgggaggggctgggggtgcacGAGGGACGCGGGGAGCGTGCTCGCACGGGCCTGGGGACCCGAGGGCCGGGCGCGCACAGCCCCGCGGCGGAGTCCGCCGCGCCCGGGAGGCTGGAGCTGCCGGGAGAGGACGAGAGCGACGCGTTGTCTTCCGCCAGCGACCAGCCGCGCTTGGCCCGGCCCGGAGCGGcggccctggggtgggaagagcgGCCCTGCGCGCCGCGTGCCCAGCTCCCCGGCCCCGGCAAGTCCGAGTGGGTGTGA